The DNA sequence AAACACACGAAATGGTCGTTTTTTAACCAATTAAAGAATGGGAATTATCCTGGTAACAGGCGACATTCTTATCTAATTTTGTCTTAACCGCATATTATTATGTGGCGGATTATCAATTTATATCTGCTATTGGATAGCCGCAGTCGAAATCAGAGTCGGTAGAAAAATTACGCTCTGGAGAGAGACCTCTGCCCGACTCAGACTGCGCTGCCCGCTAATGCGGCGCAGCGCAGACACCGCCTGATAAATTAGCCCCGGCGCGCAGCCCGTCCGCCTATCGGTAAAACCGCCAGCGCAACCACAACCGGCACCAGCGATCCCCACAGTACGGCATTCCAGCCGAAAAGGTTCATTAATGCGCCGGAGGAAAATGACCCAATCATCATGACGCCGAAAACAATAAAATCGTTCAGCGATTGCACCTGGGTTTTCTCTTCCGGTCGATGGAAGTCCATAATCTGCGCCGACGCGCCGGTAAAGCCAAAGTTCCAGCCTAAACCCAGCAGGATCAGCGACAGCCAGTAGTGCATCACCTCGACGCCGGCCAGACCAACCATCACCGACAGCACCAGCAAAAACAACCCGGCCGCGTTAATACGCCGGGCTCCGAAACGCTGAATTAACCTGCCGGTAAAAAATCCGGGACCATACATGGCGATCACGTGCCACTGAATACCGAGGCTAGACGCCTGCTGCGAGATCCCGTGCATATGCATGGAAAGCGGCGCGGCGGTCATCAGGAAGTTCATCACCATGTAGGAGATTGCGCCGCTAAATACCGTCCGGGAAAAACCCGGCTGGCGAACGATTTCGCCAAGCGGACGGCCGCTGTACTTCGCCTGCGCCGCCGGCTCAGCGGTTTTCACACCCAACAGTACCAGCGCCGATACCGCTGCCACCACTCCCTGAGCGATAAAGGTCATCGCGAAAGTATGCGGCGGCCACAGATTCATAGTCCCGATCACCAGCATCGGGCCGATGACCCCGGCAGCCACGCCGCCGCCCATTACCAGAGAAAGCGCCCGCGCCCGGCGATCGATGCTGACGCCATCGGTGGCGGCGAAGCGAAATGAGACCGCCACCGCCGCATAAGCGCCGCCGCAAAAGGCCGCGACACAGAACAGCCAGAACGAGCTGATAACGACCGCCAGCGCCGCCAGGAGCCCCGTCAATATACCGGCGCCGGTACCGGTCATAAATACCGTTTTCCGTCCGCGCCTTCTGGCCATCGCGCCAAATGGTAGAATACAGGCGGCCATGCCCAGCACAAAAATAGTGAGGGGCAGCGTTGCCAGCGTCGGAGAAGGCGCGATGGCGTTGCCAACAAGCGCCCCGGTGGTGTAAAACACCACCGCGTTTGCACCTGCCAGCGCCTGTGCCGTAGCCAGACGAACAATATTTTGGTTTTGCTGCCTGACGGGCAACGTTATCTCAGCGCTCATGGATTCCCTTATCCTGAATTTATTTTCGTTATGCCAACATCCTGGACGACATAATGAACGTTATCAGGCATTCAGACCAGCCGTCTGGCGCCAGAACTATTCGCTGGCGCTCTGCCTGCAGGAAAGGGAGTAATGGTTCTGCCTGCTGTGCCGGGAAGGTCCTGGGCGTCAGGCTTTGACCTGGTTATGGATCCGCCACTTCTGCTGGAGCACATTTTTGTCCTGGCTTTCCAGCCACTGATTAACTTTCTCCAGCAGCTGCGGGTTATCTTTATTCATCATATAGACCTTGAAACTGGCGGTGCCCGGAAACGGCGTCTCGTTTGCCACGCAAAATATACCCGGTTCATTGCTCTGGTAATAAACGCCTTCAATCAGGTCGGTCACCATCATATCCGCCGTTTTCTGCCGCAGCGCTTCAAGGTTATCGATATTATTTTTTACCCGAATGATTTGCGCGTGCTTGATGTGTTCATCGACAAAGCTTTGATTGGTGCCGCCCGGATTCACAACCACTTTCACATTCGGCCGATCGATTTTTTCCAGGCTGCCAAGAGCCGGTGCCGCCGCGCAGTTAGCCAGGGCAATCTTGCCATTCGGCACCACCGGCTGGCTTAACGCGAACTCTTTCGCTCGCGCCGCGGTTTCCGTCACTCCGCCCATGGCGATATCAAACTTATCAGCCTTCAGATCGGCGGAAAGCGTAGGCCAGCTGGTCAGCACGAAGCTCACCTTCAGACCGAGCCGCTTGCCAAGATCTTTCGCCATATCAACATCGTAGCCCAGCAGCTCTCCGGCTTTATTATGAAACGCCAGCGGCGCGTAGTCTCCCGGCACGCCGACTTTGAGCTCGCCGCTTTGCTGAATGCTGTTCATGTCGCGTGCCTGGGCGCCAAAAGCGGCGACGGCGATGACCAAAGCAATGCCTGACTTCAACTTCATTTTCTTATCCTTGTCCAGATCTGAACCGTTTGTGATTAAACCACGCCGCGCAGCGGGTGATGTTTATTAGCCATAAAATCTTTAATCATGGATGCCGTCAATACCGGCGGCGAGAAAGGCTGTATTGTCCCTTCAGCAATGCGCGCAGCGAACAGTTCACAAAAGCGCTCAACCTGATTAACCGGAAACCCGGCGATATCCTGAGCGGAATAACGCCACCAGCGTAGCGCCAGCAGTTGTTCGATAATCTCGTCGCTAAAGCGTCCGCGAATAACTTTCGCGGGATTACCGCCAACGATGGTATACGGCGCAACGTCCTTTACCACCAGCGAGTTGGCCGCAATCACGGCGCCGTCACCGAGGGTGATGCCCTGCGCCAAAGTAACATTCTGACCAATCCAGACATCGTTACCGATAGTTATCGGACGAGGAGTTTTCTCAAAAGGGTAAAACTGGTTGGGCCTGCCGCTATCGGCGGCCAGAGTGGCCATCATGCCGGAGTGATGCGCATAAAATACCGGGCTGGCGCTGGCCCATTCCAGAGGGTGCCGATCGCCTAACACCTGTAGCCTGTCGGCAATAGAGGTATAGCGCCCCACCCGAATGAGCGCCGGAAGCAACGTTCGCGTATAGCTAAACGCTCCCATTGAGGCCAGCCGTTCGCCGCAGCGCCCCCAGTAGGTGGTATAAGCCTCGGTGGCTAAATTTTCCGGCACCTCAATCAGCAGATCGTCACGATAAAAAGCGTGGGCGCAGACCAGCTTTTGTCCGCCGACAAAAACGCGCTGCGCCTGTAATACAGGCTTAAGCTCACCAAAGGCGATTTTCATTTTCGATTTTCCCGCACAAAAGTATTTCAGGTCAGCCGCTTAATCTCTCGATCATTGATAGCGTACCGATCCGCTCATCGTGCAAAAAATCGCAATGACATCTCTTTTTTGTGAGCCACAGCGCGAAAGCGAGAGCCTGCGTCTCGCCAGTTGGCATCAGTTATATTCCAGCGCAAAAGTCACCATGCTATTGGCGGTGCCGGCGGTTACCGCCTCATCGGTCTGCACGTACTGGGCATTAAAGTTGATATTTTCTGCGCTGCCGGCATGGCTGGCGTTAATTCGTTTTAGTACCGGCAAGTTGCTGGCCTCATTGATTTTAACGCTGGTGCCGGCAGCGGGTGCCGGGGCGCTGTTATTGCCGTAAGTGAGCCGGACGCCTACCCCGCTGGCAGAGGCGTTTTCTTTGCTCAGCGCCAGGGTATCTGTGGTCCCGGTTTGCGTCGTCACGCCAAAAAAACCGATGCGGATATCGGTCGGCGTTGAACAAAAGACCGGGATAGAAAAGCTTCGCGCGCTGCCGCCGACGGTGTTTTTGCCTTTGAATTCCGCCTTATTGACCGTCCCGAGGTTTACGTGAATGTTTGCGCTCGAAACCTGACAGCTGCCGCTGCTGCCAATATCGACGTTCAGCGCGGCCATATCGAGAGTGACCGGCGGGCTGGCGACATAATCGGCGCCGCTGCCGGCCCGCTGCTGAATAGTGAGCTCACCAATCTGCGGCTGCGCCGGGACATTAGCGTGGTTGCCGCTGACCAGGGTAACCTCTCCGGTCTTATAAAACGTCACCAGCACTTTCACCGCAATCTGCTGCTGCGCCAGCAGAGCGGCAATCTCATTGCTATCGCACACCGTCACCGACTCCGCGCCCCCGGCAGCATGATTACCGTCAATTGCGCGAACAGGTCCGCCGTTGCACTGGAAGCCCAGCGAGTAGCCTATACCGTCCAGCGCCGAGGGAAACACGTGCTGACCGTTAATCGACAGCGCCGATGATGCAGTTTTAAGCTGCCGGTACACCAGGCGCTTAGCTACCGCTTTCGGTAGCTGAAGGTCGCAGGAGAAACGAATCCCGCTACCGTTATCCGCCATCATGCTGGTCATCTGCGAATTCAGCGGTAGCGTAGGCAGGTACTTGATATTCTGGACGTTAACGGTCATCTGGCCGATATCACCTTTGCAGGTTTCCGCCCGGCTGCCGTGGCTATACATTCCCGCCATCAGCAGTAATAAAAACGATATTATGCGCAAAATCACCTCAGTTCAGAGCTACTGACAGAGGCCAGAAACGGTTTTTACCGGACTCTGCCCCTGCTGTACGGTATCGGTAAGCTGGAAATGCAGGGCGCATCTCCGTGAGATATTGTCAGCGTTCCAGGTAACATCAAGCGTTCCCTGCTGCGGAATGCCGCTCAGATACACCTGTCCGCTATCGGCCACCATGCCACCGGGAGCCGTCCCCTCGTCATCCTCAGCCTTACGCAAGCGGACGCTGGCGCCAAACGGCAGGGGGCCACGGCTATCGCTCAGGGTAAACAGCACGCGATTACCGATATGGGTCTGATAAGTGGCCTGTACCACCGCTCCGCCGCCGGGGATCACCGTCTGTCCTTCCAGTTCAACATCGGCATCATCGGCCAGCGATTCGGTATCCAGCGTAATGGTGTTTTTGCGATAGGCCGTCAGCGAGGGCACCACTGCATAGCCCCGCCAGTCGGTGTGCACGTTGCTGCCGTTCTGAATCGCCACATCGGCGGCACCCGGCGCACGTACGATGGCAAAACTTTCGCCGACGGTTTGCCCCAGCGTCACGCCATGGCGATGGGCGACAATAGAACCCGATGCTCCCCAGGTAAGCTGGTGGCTGGCGCTATCGCGACGATAGCCGAGCTGCGCGGTTCCGTAGCCACCGTGGTAATCCAGCGATGCGCTGCTGTTGCTACCCTGGCCGCCGTTAGAGTAGCCCTGCTGAAGGGAATAATAGAGATTTGGATTACGCGGGATCGAACCATACAGCGATGCCTGCTGCGAGGTGCGCCCGTTATTATCGGAGGTCGTGCTATAGCTAATCGCGCTTCCGGCAAGCGGACCGCCAAGCGGAATACTGAGGTTGAAGGAGCACGAACGATCGGCTTTTTGCCGATCGGAGGACCGGGTGTAGTAATACCCCACGCCCCACGAAACGCCTCGCCAGGCGCTGTAAAATCCGAGGTGCAGCGTCTCGTCGCGGTTTTGTCGGTGCCAGTACTCCTGCGACCAGGCGGAAATCGCCAGGCTACTCACACCGCCAAACGCCTGCGATACGGAGACCTCCTCACGGCTGCGCTTGTTCTCAACCTGCCCGCT is a window from the Klebsiella oxytoca genome containing:
- a CDS encoding CatB-related O-acetyltransferase, which encodes MKIAFGELKPVLQAQRVFVGGQKLVCAHAFYRDDLLIEVPENLATEAYTTYWGRCGERLASMGAFSYTRTLLPALIRVGRYTSIADRLQVLGDRHPLEWASASPVFYAHHSGMMATLAADSGRPNQFYPFEKTPRPITIGNDVWIGQNVTLAQGITLGDGAVIAANSLVVKDVAPYTIVGGNPAKVIRGRFSDEIIEQLLALRWWRYSAQDIAGFPVNQVERFCELFAARIAEGTIQPFSPPVLTASMIKDFMANKHHPLRGVV
- a CDS encoding MFS transporter, with protein sequence MSAEITLPVRQQNQNIVRLATAQALAGANAVVFYTTGALVGNAIAPSPTLATLPLTIFVLGMAACILPFGAMARRRGRKTVFMTGTGAGILTGLLAALAVVISSFWLFCVAAFCGGAYAAVAVSFRFAATDGVSIDRRARALSLVMGGGVAAGVIGPMLVIGTMNLWPPHTFAMTFIAQGVVAAVSALVLLGVKTAEPAAQAKYSGRPLGEIVRQPGFSRTVFSGAISYMVMNFLMTAAPLSMHMHGISQQASSLGIQWHVIAMYGPGFFTGRLIQRFGARRINAAGLFLLVLSVMVGLAGVEVMHYWLSLILLGLGWNFGFTGASAQIMDFHRPEEKTQVQSLNDFIVFGVMMIGSFSSGALMNLFGWNAVLWGSLVPVVVALAVLPIGGRAARRG
- a CDS encoding fimbrial protein; the protein is MAGMYSHGSRAETCKGDIGQMTVNVQNIKYLPTLPLNSQMTSMMADNGSGIRFSCDLQLPKAVAKRLVYRQLKTASSALSINGQHVFPSALDGIGYSLGFQCNGGPVRAIDGNHAAGGAESVTVCDSNEIAALLAQQQIAVKVLVTFYKTGEVTLVSGNHANVPAQPQIGELTIQQRAGSGADYVASPPVTLDMAALNVDIGSSGSCQVSSANIHVNLGTVNKAEFKGKNTVGGSARSFSIPVFCSTPTDIRIGFFGVTTQTGTTDTLALSKENASASGVGVRLTYGNNSAPAPAAGTSVKINEASNLPVLKRINASHAGSAENINFNAQYVQTDEAVTAGTANSMVTFALEYN
- a CDS encoding transporter substrate-binding domain-containing protein; the encoded protein is MKLKSGIALVIAVAAFGAQARDMNSIQQSGELKVGVPGDYAPLAFHNKAGELLGYDVDMAKDLGKRLGLKVSFVLTSWPTLSADLKADKFDIAMGGVTETAARAKEFALSQPVVPNGKIALANCAAAPALGSLEKIDRPNVKVVVNPGGTNQSFVDEHIKHAQIIRVKNNIDNLEALRQKTADMMVTDLIEGVYYQSNEPGIFCVANETPFPGTASFKVYMMNKDNPQLLEKVNQWLESQDKNVLQQKWRIHNQVKA